The region AAATAACACCATTGAGGCGATGGAAAATATAAATAAGATAGCAAATTTTGCTAACCGCGACTTTTTAACTGGCGCTTACAATAGAAGATTTTTCTATCAAGATATAGAAGAGTACGTTCAAGCAGCTGAAGAGCTTGATGAGCCTTATGCGTTTGCTATGCTTGATATAGATCACTTTAAAAAGATAAATGACACATACGGGCATGATGGTGGTGACAAGATACTAAAATCACTCGCAAAGATACTAATTGACAATACAAAAGGAAGAGATGTAGTCGCTAGGTTTGGTGGTGAGGAATTTTGTGTTGTTCTTAAAAAGATAGCAAAAGAAGAGGCGATTAAATTTTTTGTAAATTTAAGAGCAAAAGTGGCTGAAAATGAGGTAATTATAAAAGATAAGATCATAAGAGTGACTGTCTCTATTGGAGTCTCTTTTGGAAAAGGTCACTGTGAGATAGATGATATGCTTGAAGCTTGTGATTCAGCGCTTTATGTCGCTAAAGAAAATGGTAGAAATAGGGTAGAAATAGCTTTATGATTATAGATACGCATTGTCATTTGGATAGCAAAGTTTATGATTTTGACCTAGAGCAAATTTTATCTGAAGCCAGAAATTTAGGGCTAAAAGGCTTTATTATCCCTGGAGCTGATATTAATGATTTACCAAAAGCGGCTAAAATAGCGCACGAAAAAAGTGATATTTTCTTTGCCGTTGGAGTTCATCCCTATGATAAAGAGAATTTTAATATAGAGACTTTAAGAGAATTTGCCAAAGATAAAAAGTGCGTGGCTATCGGTGAATGTGGGCTTGACTACTACCGCTTGCCAAAAGATGAAGAAGAAAAGCTAAGAGAAAAAGCTGATCAAAAACGTGTTTTTTTAGCTCAACTAGATTTGGCAGTTGAGTTAAAAAAACCCGTTATCCTCCACATCAGAGAGGCTAATGAGGACTCTTTTAACATCTTAAAAGAGTATGCGCCAAAGCTTGAAGCTGGAGCGGTTTTGCATTGTTATAATGCTTCGCCACTTCTTTTGGAGCTTTGCAAATTTGGGAATTTTTACTTTGGCATAGGTGGCGTTTTGACATTTAAAAACGCTAAGAATTTAGTTGAAATTCTGCCAAAAATTCCTTTTGATAGGGTATTGATAGAGACTGACGCCCCTTATCTCACGCCAGAACCAAATCGTGGCAAGAGAAATGAGCCGGCGTTTACGACATTTGTTGCTAAAAAGATAGCTGAAATTTTAAACCTTGAATTTGAAGTAGTTTGTAAAACGACTTCAGATAATGCCAAAAGGTTATTTAAGTGCTTTGCCTAAATTTTGGGCATTGTGCTTGCTTAAGATGCTAGCATCATTAAGCTTTGACACGAAAAAGGATAGAAATGAAAGCAATGCTTAAGATATTTTTATTATTTGCATGTAGCACCTTGCTACTAGCAAACGCCCCTGAGAAGAGCTCTTACGACACTCAGGTTAAAATTTTAAAGGAGCTAGACATCGATGCTAGCTTTATGAAAACTTCTCACTATGCAAAGATGAGACAAGGCATACAAAACTCACAGGTAAGAACATTTACAGATGCCTTGAAAAATGGCTATATGTATATACCAATGATAAAAGAGCAGATCAAAAAATCAGGCGTGCCTGAGTCGTTTTTCTATCTAGCGATGATAGAGTCAGGCTTTTCAAATCACACTGTCTCAAACGCTAAAGCTACTGGTATGTGGCAGTTTATGGAGCAAACAGCAAAAATTCACGGCCTAAAAGTAGGGCAATACACCGATGAGAGAAAAGATCCAGTCGAATCAACTGTCGCAGCTACAAACTATCTAAGATCACTTAAAAATCAATTTGGGAAATGGTACTTGGCGGCAATGGCATATAACTGCGGCGATGGTGCATTAAAAAAAGCTATACAAAAAGCTGGTACAGACGATCTTGTAACACTTCTTGATGCTGAGAAAAAATACCTCCCAGTTGAGACTAGAAATTTCATCATTAAAATTTTAAGAGCGGCATATATAGCAAAAGATGCGGACTTTTTGATATCTAAAGAGTCATCTTTGCTAAACATAAATGGCGGATTAAGACTTACGAAAGTAAAAGTGCCAGGCGGTACAAATTTAGCTCAGATAGGCGACAGCATCGGTCTTAGCACAAAAAAGATGAAAAGTAATAACCCACATTTAAAATTTGTATTTACACCTCCAACTTTAAAAGATTATTACGTTTATATCCCTGAAAATAAAAAGCAACTTTTCTCAGATAATTTCAAGCCATTTAATGGCAAAAATAACTTCTACGCATACACTGTAAAAAAAGGCGAAACCTTACTTTCTATCTCTAAAAAAACAGGCGTTAGCCACAGAGCGATCAAGGACTACAACGAGCTTAGCACAAATGCAGTAAGCTATAATCAAAAACTAATAATCCCTTTTTCTACTCAAAATAAATCTCACAACTACGTAGTTCAAACAGGCGATACAATCGCATCTTTATCAAAGAAATTTAATGTAAGTGAAAAAGATATAAAAGATGCAAATTCTTTGGCTAGTTCAAATTTAAATGTCGGAGCAAATATTGTCATACCGTAAGAGCCTAAATTTCTACTTAGGACTAAGTTTTACACTTCTAATCACTGGCTGTTCTTGGAGTGGGGCTCCATTTACTCCAAGTGGCCCAACTAATGTAAGAGGCAACAACTCCGCCTCAGTTCAAAAAGCAACAATGAGACCATACACCATAAATGGCAAAACATACTATCCGACCGTCGTAAGTGTCGGCGATAAGGCCAGCGGAACGGCAAGTTGGTATGGTCCAAATTTTCACGGCAAAACGACCTCAAATGGTGAAGTTTATAATATGTATAATATGACTGCGGCGCATAAGACTTTGCCGATGAATACAATACTTAAAGTAACAAATTTAAGAAATCAAAAAAGTGTTATCGTGCGCGTAAATGACAGAGGACCTTTTGTGGCTGACAGGGTGCTTGACCTTTCAAAAGCAGCTGCGATGAAGCTTGATGTCATCGGCACCGGCACAGCTCCAGTTAGTATGGAGGTTATCGGCTTTAATGAAGACATTAACGCTGTTACAACCGCTAGCGCGCAACCAACAAAACCAACAAGCACTGGCATAAAAGTGCCAAATCCAGTCTCTCCAACAGCTCCAGTTGGCGGCATCGTGATCTCATCAGAGCAACGCGTTGTGGGTGGAGATTTTATGGTACAAATTGGCTCGTTTAAGAACCTTGAAGGCGCAAATAGATACCAAAGAGAGCACAAAAGCATAGATGGTTATAGATCAGTCGTTAAGACATTTACGATAGATGGCTCAACCATTTATAGGGTATTTTTAAATGGCTTTAGAAGCGAGGACGAGGCTAGGGATTACGCAAGAAGCGGTAAATTCCAAGGTGCATTTATAGTAAGAGGTTAGGGCGTGAGAGAGGAAATTTTAGAACTAACTAGAAACACAAAAGAGACGCAAATTTCAATGAAGCTTAAAATTTACGGCTCTGGGGTTGCAAAGATAAGCACAGGCATTGGCTTTTTTGACCATATGCTTGAAGCTTTTACCAAGCACTCTTTGCTTGATCTTGAAATTTCATGCAAGGGCGACACGCATGTGGATTTTCACCACAGTGTCGAGGATGTAGGCATAGTTTTGGGACAGCTTTTAAAAGAGGCTTTATATCCATTAAGCGGTGTTGAGAGGTTTGGCGAGGCGAGCGTTGTTATGGATGAGGCGGCTGTTTTTTGCGCACTAGATCTTAGCAACAGAGCTTACCTCGTATATGAAAATTTTAATGAAAATGCCAAAGTTGGTGAGTTTGACACTGAGCTTGTGGAGGAGTTTTTTAGAGCAGTTGCCATAAATTCAGCCATCACTCTTCATCTAAATCAAATTCGTGGCAAAAATACTCATCACAT is a window of Campylobacter concisus DNA encoding:
- a CDS encoding TatD family hydrolase: MIIDTHCHLDSKVYDFDLEQILSEARNLGLKGFIIPGADINDLPKAAKIAHEKSDIFFAVGVHPYDKENFNIETLREFAKDKKCVAIGECGLDYYRLPKDEEEKLREKADQKRVFLAQLDLAVELKKPVILHIREANEDSFNILKEYAPKLEAGAVLHCYNASPLLLELCKFGNFYFGIGGVLTFKNAKNLVEILPKIPFDRVLIETDAPYLTPEPNRGKRNEPAFTTFVAKKIAEILNLEFEVVCKTTSDNAKRLFKCFA
- a CDS encoding lytic transglycosylase domain-containing protein, giving the protein MKAMLKIFLLFACSTLLLANAPEKSSYDTQVKILKELDIDASFMKTSHYAKMRQGIQNSQVRTFTDALKNGYMYIPMIKEQIKKSGVPESFFYLAMIESGFSNHTVSNAKATGMWQFMEQTAKIHGLKVGQYTDERKDPVESTVAATNYLRSLKNQFGKWYLAAMAYNCGDGALKKAIQKAGTDDLVTLLDAEKKYLPVETRNFIIKILRAAYIAKDADFLISKESSLLNINGGLRLTKVKVPGGTNLAQIGDSIGLSTKKMKSNNPHLKFVFTPPTLKDYYVYIPENKKQLFSDNFKPFNGKNNFYAYTVKKGETLLSISKKTGVSHRAIKDYNELSTNAVSYNQKLIIPFSTQNKSHNYVVQTGDTIASLSKKFNVSEKDIKDANSLASSNLNVGANIVIP
- a CDS encoding septal ring lytic transglycosylase RlpA family protein, whose translation is MSYRKSLNFYLGLSFTLLITGCSWSGAPFTPSGPTNVRGNNSASVQKATMRPYTINGKTYYPTVVSVGDKASGTASWYGPNFHGKTTSNGEVYNMYNMTAAHKTLPMNTILKVTNLRNQKSVIVRVNDRGPFVADRVLDLSKAAAMKLDVIGTGTAPVSMEVIGFNEDINAVTTASAQPTKPTSTGIKVPNPVSPTAPVGGIVISSEQRVVGGDFMVQIGSFKNLEGANRYQREHKSIDGYRSVVKTFTIDGSTIYRVFLNGFRSEDEARDYARSGKFQGAFIVRG
- the hisB gene encoding imidazoleglycerol-phosphate dehydratase HisB translates to MLELTRNTKETQISMKLKIYGSGVAKISTGIGFFDHMLEAFTKHSLLDLEISCKGDTHVDFHHSVEDVGIVLGQLLKEALYPLSGVERFGEASVVMDEAAVFCALDLSNRAYLVYENFNENAKVGEFDTELVEEFFRAVAINSAITLHLNQIRGKNTHHIIEATFKSFAVALRRALAKNARIGTPSTKGVL